In a single window of the Octopus sinensis linkage group LG1, ASM634580v1, whole genome shotgun sequence genome:
- the LOC115212440 gene encoding uncharacterized protein DDB_G0271670-like, producing the protein SSPSSLSSSSSYSSSPSPSPSSSSSSSSSSSSSSSSSSSSSSPSSTSSSSSSSSSPSSSSSSSSSSSSSSSSASYSSSSSSSSSSSSSSSTTTTTTTTTSSSSSSPPPNSSSSSPSSLPSSSSSSSSSSSSPSSSSSSSTSSPFSSSSSSSSSSFFSSSSSSSSSSLSSSSSSSSSSSSSSSSLSSPSSSSSSSSSLSSPSSSS; encoded by the exons tcttctccttcttctttatcttcttcttcttcatattcttcttctccttctccttctccttcttcttcttcttcttcctcttcttcttcttcctcttcttcttcttcttcttcttcttcttcttctccttcttctacttctt cgtcttcttcatcttcttcgtctccttcttcttcttcttcttcttcttcttcttcttc ttcttcgtcttcttccgcttcatattcttcttcttcttcttcttcttcttcttcttcttcttcttcttctactacaactactactactactacgacttcttcttcttcttcttctcctcctcctaattcttcttcttcttctccttcttctcttccatcgtcttcttcttcttcttc ttcctcttcttcttctccttcttcttcttcttcttcttctacttcttctcctttttcttcttcttcttcgtcttcttcttcttctttcttttcttcgtcttcttcttcttcttcctcttcgttatcttcttcttcttcttcttctt cttcttcttcttcttcttcttcttctttatcctcgccttcttcttcttcttcttcttcttcttctttatcctcgccttcttcttcttct